In the Planctomycetia bacterium genome, CAGGCCGAGATCATCGAGTTCTCCGCGAACTCGAAGTCGCCGGTCACAGCAGCGCGCGGCGCGCATTTGCTGATGGGATTCATCGTGAGCGTCGCAGCCGCCTTGTATATGTATGCTTGGGCCACGGACTTTTGGATTCCGCACGATGAAGGCTTACTCGCTCATACGGCCGAGCGCGTGTTGAACGGAGAATTGCCGCATCGCGACTTCGACGATGTTTACACCGGCGGCTTGGCGATGTTGCACGCCGCGGCGTTCGAAGCGTTCGGCGTTAAGCTGACGTCGCTCCGCTGGGTGCTGCTGGGGTTCTCGACCTTATTCATTGCCACTGTGTATGCGATCGCGGCGCGGTTCGAGCGCCCCCTGTTCGCGGCGATCGTCACGTTGACGGTCGCGGCTTGGAGCGTCCCGAATTACTTTGCGGGTCTCCCCTCTTGGTACAATCTGTTCTTTACGACCTTCGGACTCGCGGCCGTGCTCCGCTACATCGACACCGGTCGGATGCGCTGGCTGTTTCTAGCGGGTGTCTTCGCCGGCGCGGGACTGTTGATGAAGATCGTCGGGGTCTACTTCATCGCCGCCGTCGGTTTGTTTTTGGTCTACTGCGAACAATGTCGAGCCGAACGAGACGCTGCGCCGCGCTCGCGCCTCATGCTTCCGTTCACGCTTGCCGTCGCTTGCGTCGCGGTTGCGTTGCCGCTGCTGCTCGTTCGCCGGCAGAGCGGCGTCGTGACGTTTGCGATGTTCGTCTTGTCGGGCACGTTGCTAAGCGTTTTGCTCGTCGTAAACGAATGGCGCGTCGGCCATGGCACGTTGACGATGCGGCTCAAACGCTTGAGCGGCTTACTGCTTCCTTTCGGGCTTGGCGCACTCGTGCCCGTCGTCGCGTTCTTAGTTCCCTATCTCCGCAGCGGGTCGGCGGTGGCATTATGGCACGGGGTGTTCGTGCTTCCGCAGAAGCGTTTGGTGCACGCAGCGCTGGAGTTGCCTCCGTCGTTCGTCTTGTTGCTTCCCTCCGCAGCGTTTTTATTAGTGTGGTGGCTCGATCCGCGCCGACTGCGAACGTGGCACGTGGCGTTGTTCGCGCTCTGTACGGCCGTCGCGCTCCGCTTCGCCGGCGAAGGAGTTCCATTTCAGGCCTTCTGGTCGGCCGCGCGATTCGGCTTGCCGTTCGTCGCCGCCGCGGCTTGTTGGATC is a window encoding:
- a CDS encoding glycosyltransferase family 39 protein, with amino-acid sequence MIRQLDKEPRQAEIIEFSANSKSPVTAARGAHLLMGFIVSVAAALYMYAWATDFWIPHDEGLLAHTAERVLNGELPHRDFDDVYTGGLAMLHAAAFEAFGVKLTSLRWVLLGFSTLFIATVYAIAARFERPLFAAIVTLTVAAWSVPNYFAGLPSWYNLFFTTFGLAAVLRYIDTGRMRWLFLAGVFAGAGLLMKIVGVYFIAAVGLFLVYCEQCRAERDAAPRSRLMLPFTLAVACVAVALPLLLVRRQSGVVTFAMFVLSGTLLSVLLVVNEWRVGHGTLTMRLKRLSGLLLPFGLGALVPVVAFLVPYLRSGSAVALWHGVFVLPQKRLVHAALELPPSFVLLLPSAAFLLVWWLDPRRLRTWHVALFALCTAVALRFAGEGVPFQAFWSAARFGLPFVAAAACWILLRPADRGGPSVVRRQEIFLLVAVAAYFALLQYPFSAPIYFCYVAPPAILATALVAASRPGRPLPLRACWSVVFCAFAVLWLNHGRLLPKRNPMTAELEMPRGGLTVPRPEALAYNKLVEELQKHSPPGSAIYAAPDCPEFYFLSDRRNPTRTMYDFFDDPTERTARIVRSWDEARLTAAVVNERPEFSEKIDPELEAELRRRLPRTKRIGPFTLYTREPAELASQQGEL